In a genomic window of Bordetella petrii:
- a CDS encoding DNA-directed RNA polymerase subunit alpha, with the protein MSTQGFLKPRSIEVEPVGTHHAKIVMEPFERGYGHTLGNALRRILLSSMTGYAPTEVQMTGVVHEYSTIPGVREDVVDILLNLKGVVFKLHNRDEVTLVLRKNGAGTVVASDIELPHDVEIINPDHLICNLTEAGKVEMQIKVEKGRGYVPGNVRALSEDRTHTIGRIVLDASFSPVRRVSYAVESARVEQRTDLDKLVLDIETNGVISPEEAVRQSARILMDQISVFAALEGAGDSYEAPVRGTPQIDPVLLRPVDDLELTVRSANCLKAENIYYIGDLIQRTENELLKTPNLGRKSLNEIKEVLAARGLTLGMKLENWPPLGLERP; encoded by the coding sequence ATGTCCACTCAAGGTTTTCTGAAGCCGCGTTCCATTGAAGTCGAACCGGTCGGCACCCACCACGCCAAGATCGTGATGGAGCCGTTCGAGCGCGGCTACGGCCATACGCTGGGCAACGCCCTGCGCCGCATCCTGCTGTCGTCGATGACGGGTTATGCCCCCACCGAAGTGCAGATGACCGGCGTGGTGCACGAATACTCGACCATCCCTGGTGTGCGTGAAGATGTCGTCGACATCCTGCTGAACCTGAAGGGCGTGGTCTTCAAGCTGCACAATCGCGACGAAGTAACCCTGGTGCTGCGCAAGAATGGCGCCGGCACGGTCGTGGCCAGCGACATCGAGCTGCCGCACGACGTCGAGATCATCAACCCCGACCACCTCATCTGCAACCTGACCGAAGCCGGCAAGGTGGAAATGCAGATCAAGGTCGAGAAAGGCCGCGGCTATGTGCCGGGTAACGTGCGCGCGCTGTCCGAAGACCGCACGCACACCATTGGCCGCATCGTGCTGGACGCCTCGTTCAGCCCCGTGCGCCGTGTCAGCTATGCCGTTGAAAGCGCCCGCGTCGAGCAGCGCACCGACCTGGACAAGCTGGTGCTGGACATCGAAACCAACGGCGTGATTTCGCCCGAGGAAGCTGTGCGCCAGTCGGCTCGCATCCTGATGGACCAGATCTCGGTATTCGCCGCCCTGGAAGGCGCGGGCGATTCGTACGAAGCGCCGGTGCGCGGTACGCCGCAGATCGACCCCGTGCTGCTGCGCCCGGTCGACGACCTGGAGCTGACGGTGCGTTCGGCCAACTGCCTGAAGGCCGAAAACATCTACTACATCGGCGACCTGATCCAGCGTACTGAAAACGAGCTGCTCAAGACCCCGAACCTGGGTCGCAAGTCGCTCAACGAAATCAAGGAAGTGCTGGCTGCACGTGGCCTGACCTTGGGCATGAAGCTCGAGAACTGGCCGCCGCTGGGCCTGGAACGTCCGTAA
- the rpsD gene encoding 30S ribosomal protein S4 encodes MARYTGPKCKLSRREGTDLFLKSARRSLDSKCKLDSKPGQHGRTSGARTSDYGLQLREKQKLKRMYGVLEKQFRKYFAEAERRRGNTGETLIQLLESRLDNVVYRMGFGSTRAEARQLVSHRAIEVNGHTADIASLIVKAGDVITVREKAKKQGRIREALDLASSIGIPQWVEVDTNKMAGTFKSMPDRADVARDINESMVVELYSR; translated from the coding sequence ATGGCTCGTTATACTGGACCCAAATGCAAGCTCTCGCGCCGCGAGGGCACCGACCTGTTCCTGAAGAGCGCCCGCCGCTCGCTGGATTCCAAGTGCAAGCTGGATTCCAAGCCTGGCCAGCATGGCCGCACTTCGGGTGCCCGCACTTCCGACTACGGCCTGCAGCTGCGCGAAAAGCAGAAGCTCAAGCGCATGTACGGCGTGCTGGAAAAGCAATTTCGCAAGTACTTCGCTGAAGCCGAGCGCCGCCGTGGCAACACCGGCGAAACGCTGATCCAGCTGCTCGAATCGCGCCTGGACAACGTCGTGTACCGCATGGGCTTCGGCTCGACGCGTGCCGAGGCTCGCCAGCTGGTCAGCCACCGCGCCATCGAAGTCAACGGTCATACCGCCGACATCGCTTCGCTGATCGTGAAGGCCGGCGACGTGATCACCGTGCGTGAAAAGGCCAAGAAGCAAGGCCGTATCCGCGAAGCGCTCGACCTGGCTTCGAGCATCGGCATCCCCCAATGGGTGGAAGTCGACACCAACAAGATGGCTGGCACCTTCAAATCGATGCCCGACCGCGCTGACGTCGCTCGCGACATCAACGAATCGATGGTCGTCGAACTGTACTCGCGTTAA
- the rpsK gene encoding 30S ribosomal protein S11 has translation MAKASTSGASRVRKKVKKNVSDGIAHVHASFNNTIITITDRQGNALSWATSGGAGFKGSRKSTPFAAQVAAETAGRVALEYGIKTLEVRIKGPGPGRESSVRALNALGIKISSIADITPVPHNGCRPPKRRRI, from the coding sequence ATGGCGAAAGCTTCCACCAGCGGCGCTTCGCGCGTGCGCAAAAAGGTCAAGAAGAACGTCTCGGACGGCATTGCGCACGTTCACGCGTCGTTCAACAACACCATCATCACCATCACCGACCGCCAGGGCAACGCCCTGTCGTGGGCGACTTCGGGTGGCGCGGGCTTCAAGGGCTCGCGCAAATCGACGCCGTTCGCCGCGCAGGTGGCCGCCGAGACCGCCGGCCGCGTCGCGCTGGAATACGGCATCAAGACCCTCGAAGTGCGCATCAAGGGCCCCGGCCCCGGCCGTGAGTCGTCGGTGCGTGCTCTGAATGCCCTGGGCATCAAGATTTCGAGCATTGCCGATATCACGCCCGTGCCGCACAACGGCTGCCGTCCGCCGAAGCGTCGTCGTATCTAA
- the rpsM gene encoding 30S ribosomal protein S13 — MARIAGINIPPQQHAEIGLTAIFGIGRTRARKICEAANVPLSKKVKDLTDAELERIREHVGVFTVEGDLRREVQLSIKRLIDLGTYRGMRHKRGLPVRGQRTRTNARTRKGPRRAAASLKK; from the coding sequence ATGGCCCGTATTGCTGGCATTAACATTCCGCCGCAACAGCACGCCGAAATCGGCCTGACCGCCATTTTTGGCATCGGTCGTACGCGCGCTCGCAAGATCTGCGAAGCAGCAAATGTACCCCTTTCCAAAAAGGTCAAGGACCTGACCGACGCTGAATTGGAACGCATCCGCGAACACGTGGGCGTGTTCACGGTCGAAGGTGACCTGCGCCGCGAAGTGCAACTGTCGATCAAGCGCTTGATCGACCTGGGCACGTACCGCGGCATGCGTCACAAGCGCGGTTTGCCCGTGCGCGGCCAGCGCACTCGCACCAACGCCCGCACCCGCAAGGGACCGCGTCGTGCTGCTGCGTCCCTGAAGAAATAA
- the rpmJ gene encoding 50S ribosomal protein L36, with amino-acid sequence MKVMASVKRICRNCKVIKRHGVVRVICTDPRHKQRQG; translated from the coding sequence ATGAAAGTAATGGCATCGGTTAAGCGGATCTGCCGCAACTGCAAAGTTATCAAACGTCACGGCGTGGTGCGCGTTATCTGCACCGACCCGCGTCACAAGCAGCGTCAAGGCTAA
- the infA gene encoding translation initiation factor IF-1, translated as MSKDDVIQMQGEVLENLPNATFRVKLENGHVVLGHISGKMRMHYIRILPGDKVTVELTPYDLTRARIVFRSK; from the coding sequence ATGTCTAAGGACGACGTCATCCAGATGCAAGGCGAGGTTCTCGAGAACCTTCCCAACGCGACTTTTCGCGTCAAGCTCGAAAACGGCCACGTGGTGCTAGGCCATATTTCCGGCAAGATGCGTATGCATTACATCCGGATCTTGCCGGGCGACAAGGTCACTGTGGAGCTCACGCCCTATGACCTGACGCGGGCAAGAATTGTCTTCCGCTCGAAGTGA
- the secY gene encoding preprotein translocase subunit SecY — MANAQALGKTGARYGDLKRRLVFLVLALVVYRLGTHIPVPGINPDALADLFRQNQGGILGLFNMFSGGALSRFSIFALGIMPYISASIIMQLMSVVVPSLEALKKEGEAGRRKITQYTRYGTVVLALVQAVGISVALESQPGLVIDPGMLFRFTTVVTLLTGTMFIMWLGEQITERGLGNGISILIFAGIVAGLPSALAGLLDLVRTNAMSVPSALFIVALVVLVTAFVVFVERGQRKITVNYAKRQVGNKIYGGQSSHLPLKLNMSGVIPPIFASSIILFPATITSWFSTGNSMLWLRDLAAALEPRQPLYITLYSAAIIFFCFFYTALVFNSRETADNLKKSGAFVPGIRPGEQTARYIDRILMRLTLVGALYITLVCLLPEFLVMRWNVPFYFGGTSLLIIVVVTMDFMAQVQAYMMSHQYDSLLKKANFKGSSGLPMR; from the coding sequence GTGGCTAACGCACAGGCACTGGGCAAAACCGGAGCGCGATACGGCGACTTGAAGCGCCGGCTCGTGTTCCTGGTGCTCGCCCTTGTGGTTTACCGCTTGGGTACGCACATTCCCGTCCCCGGCATCAACCCGGACGCGCTGGCTGACCTGTTCCGCCAGAACCAGGGCGGGATCCTGGGCCTGTTCAACATGTTCTCGGGCGGCGCGCTGTCGCGCTTCTCGATCTTCGCCCTGGGCATCATGCCGTACATCTCTGCATCGATCATCATGCAGCTGATGTCGGTGGTGGTGCCGTCGCTGGAAGCCCTCAAGAAAGAGGGCGAGGCCGGCCGCCGCAAGATCACCCAATACACCCGCTACGGCACGGTCGTGCTGGCGCTGGTGCAAGCGGTGGGCATTTCGGTGGCGCTGGAGTCCCAGCCGGGCCTGGTGATCGATCCGGGCATGTTGTTCCGCTTCACGACCGTCGTGACCCTGCTGACCGGCACCATGTTCATCATGTGGCTGGGCGAGCAGATCACCGAACGCGGCCTGGGCAACGGCATCTCGATCCTGATTTTCGCGGGGATCGTGGCCGGCCTGCCCTCGGCGCTGGCCGGGTTGCTCGACCTGGTGCGCACCAATGCGATGTCGGTGCCGTCGGCGCTGTTCATCGTGGCGCTGGTGGTGCTGGTGACGGCTTTCGTGGTGTTCGTGGAGCGTGGACAGCGCAAGATCACTGTCAACTACGCCAAGCGTCAGGTGGGCAACAAGATCTACGGCGGCCAGAGTTCGCACCTGCCGCTGAAGCTGAACATGTCCGGGGTGATTCCGCCGATCTTCGCATCGTCGATCATTCTGTTCCCGGCCACGATCACGAGCTGGTTCTCGACGGGCAACAGCATGCTGTGGCTGCGTGACCTGGCTGCGGCGCTCGAGCCGCGCCAGCCGCTCTACATCACGCTGTACTCGGCCGCGATCATTTTCTTCTGCTTTTTCTACACGGCCCTGGTGTTCAACAGCCGTGAGACGGCAGACAACTTGAAGAAAAGCGGTGCTTTCGTCCCTGGCATCCGCCCGGGCGAGCAGACGGCGCGCTACATCGACAGGATCCTGATGCGCTTGACGCTGGTGGGAGCGCTGTACATCACGCTGGTTTGCCTGTTGCCGGAATTCCTGGTGATGCGCTGGAATGTACCGTTTTATTTTGGTGGCACGTCCTTGTTGATTATCGTGGTGGTGACGATGGACTTCATGGCGCAGGTTCAGGCCTACATGATGTCGCACCAGTACGATTCGCTGCTGAAGAAGGCGAACTTCAAGGGTTCCTCGGGTTTGCCGATGCGATAG
- the rplO gene encoding 50S ribosomal protein L15, with amino-acid sequence MSDIQLNTLKPAEGAKHAKRRVGRGIGSGLGKTAGRGHKGQKSRSGGFHKVGFEGGQMPLQRRLPKRGFTPLGQHLYAEVRLSDLQALPVDEIDVQTLKAAGVVGQAVRYAKVIKSGELSRKVTLKGLTATAGARAAIEAAGGSLA; translated from the coding sequence ATGTCGGATATTCAACTCAATACGCTGAAGCCCGCCGAGGGCGCCAAGCACGCCAAGCGCCGCGTCGGCCGTGGCATCGGCTCCGGTCTGGGTAAAACCGCCGGCCGTGGCCACAAGGGTCAGAAGTCGCGTTCGGGCGGCTTCCACAAGGTTGGCTTCGAAGGCGGCCAGATGCCGCTGCAGCGTCGCCTGCCCAAGCGCGGCTTCACGCCGCTGGGCCAGCACCTGTACGCCGAGGTTCGCCTGTCGGACCTGCAAGCCCTGCCCGTCGACGAAATCGACGTGCAAACGCTGAAGGCTGCCGGTGTCGTGGGCCAGGCGGTTCGCTACGCCAAGGTCATCAAGTCGGGCGAACTCTCGCGCAAAGTGACGCTCAAGGGCCTCACTGCGACGGCCGGCGCACGCGCCGCCATCGAAGCCGCGGGCGGCTCGCTTGCCTGA
- the rpmD gene encoding 50S ribosomal protein L30: MAQKQIKVTLVRSVIGTKQSHRDTVRGLGLRRINSSRVLVDTPEVRGMIRKVDYLVSVSEA; encoded by the coding sequence ATGGCTCAGAAGCAGATCAAAGTTACCCTCGTGCGCTCGGTGATCGGCACCAAGCAGTCCCATCGCGACACCGTGCGCGGCCTGGGCCTGCGCCGTATCAACAGCAGCCGCGTTCTGGTCGACACGCCCGAGGTGCGCGGGATGATCCGCAAGGTGGATTATCTCGTCTCCGTCTCGGAAGCCTAA
- the rpsE gene encoding 30S ribosomal protein S5 — translation MAKVQGKGAAEKENDDGLREKMIAVNRVSKVVKGGRTMSFAALTVVGDGDGRIGMGKGKAREVPVSVQKAMEQARRGMFKVALKNGTLHHTVVGKHGASTVLISPAAEGTGVIAGGPMRAIFEVMGVRNVVAKSLGSSNPYNMVRATLNGLRASLTPSEVAAKRGKTVEEILG, via the coding sequence ATGGCTAAAGTACAAGGCAAAGGCGCCGCGGAAAAAGAGAACGACGACGGCCTGCGCGAAAAGATGATCGCGGTCAACCGCGTCAGCAAGGTGGTCAAGGGTGGTCGCACCATGAGCTTCGCCGCGCTGACCGTGGTGGGCGACGGCGACGGCCGTATCGGCATGGGCAAGGGCAAGGCGCGCGAAGTGCCGGTGTCCGTCCAGAAAGCCATGGAACAGGCCCGTCGCGGCATGTTCAAGGTTGCCCTGAAGAACGGTACGCTGCATCACACCGTGGTGGGCAAGCATGGCGCTTCCACCGTGCTGATTTCGCCCGCCGCCGAAGGTACCGGCGTGATCGCCGGTGGCCCGATGCGCGCCATCTTCGAAGTGATGGGTGTGCGTAACGTGGTTGCCAAGAGCCTCGGCTCGAGCAATCCCTACAACATGGTCCGTGCCACGCTGAATGGCCTGCGCGCTTCCCTGACTCCGTCGGAAGTTGCTGCCAAGCGCGGCAAGACCGTCGAAGAGATCCTGGGGTAA
- the rplR gene encoding 50S ribosomal protein L18 encodes MDKKVSRLRRAVPTRRKISELRVHRLSIFRSNLHIYANIISPEGDRVLVSASTLEPEVRAQLAGQSGQGGNTAAATLVGKRVAEKAKAAGIELVAFDRSGFRYHGRVKALADAAREAGLKF; translated from the coding sequence ATGGACAAAAAAGTTTCCCGTTTGCGTCGTGCGGTTCCGACCCGCCGGAAAATCTCCGAGCTGCGCGTTCATCGCCTCTCGATTTTCCGCTCGAACCTGCACATCTACGCCAATATTATTTCGCCGGAAGGCGATCGCGTGCTGGTCAGCGCTTCCACGCTGGAACCCGAAGTGCGTGCGCAACTGGCCGGCCAAAGCGGCCAGGGCGGCAACACCGCCGCTGCGACGCTGGTGGGCAAGCGCGTTGCCGAAAAGGCCAAGGCAGCCGGTATCGAACTGGTGGCTTTCGATCGCTCGGGCTTTCGTTACCATGGCCGCGTCAAGGCGCTGGCCGATGCCGCGCGTGAAGCCGGCCTGAAGTTCTAA
- the rplF gene encoding 50S ribosomal protein L6, which produces MSRIAKYPVELPKGVEANIQQDQITVKGPLGTLSQALTGDVTVALDNGKLTFVAANESRHAGAMSGTVRALVANMVTGVSKGFERKLTLVGVGYRAQVQGDAVKLQLGFSHDIVHKLPAGVKAECPTQTEIVIKGSNKQVVGQVAAELRAYREPEPYKGKGVRYADERVVIKETKKK; this is translated from the coding sequence ATGTCACGTATCGCTAAATATCCGGTCGAGCTGCCCAAGGGTGTTGAAGCCAACATCCAACAGGACCAGATCACCGTCAAGGGCCCGCTGGGCACCCTGAGCCAGGCGTTGACCGGCGACGTTACCGTCGCGCTGGACAACGGCAAGCTGACGTTTGTCGCCGCCAACGAATCGCGCCATGCCGGCGCCATGTCGGGCACCGTGCGCGCCCTGGTGGCCAATATGGTCACCGGCGTGAGCAAGGGCTTCGAACGCAAGCTGACCCTGGTCGGCGTGGGTTATCGCGCCCAGGTTCAAGGCGACGCCGTCAAGCTGCAGCTGGGCTTCTCGCACGACATCGTGCACAAGCTGCCCGCCGGCGTGAAGGCTGAGTGCCCCACCCAGACGGAAATCGTCATCAAGGGCTCCAACAAGCAAGTCGTCGGTCAGGTGGCCGCAGAACTCCGCGCCTATCGCGAACCCGAACCCTACAAGGGCAAGGGCGTGCGCTACGCGGACGAGCGCGTCGTCATCAAAGAAACCAAGAAGAAATAA
- the rpsH gene encoding 30S ribosomal protein S8, protein MSMSDPIADMLTRIRNAQQVDKVTVSMPSSKLKAAIAAVLQDEGYIDGFEVKGTQAKPELEITLKYYAGRPVIERIERVSRPGLRIYKGRSNIPQVMNGLGVAIVSTSRGVMTDRKARANGVGGEVLCYVA, encoded by the coding sequence ATGAGCATGAGCGATCCCATCGCCGATATGCTGACTCGCATTCGCAATGCGCAGCAAGTTGACAAAGTTACGGTGAGCATGCCCTCCTCGAAGCTGAAGGCGGCTATTGCCGCTGTGCTGCAGGATGAAGGCTACATCGACGGCTTTGAAGTCAAGGGTACGCAGGCCAAGCCTGAGCTTGAAATCACCCTGAAGTACTACGCCGGCCGTCCGGTCATCGAGCGCATCGAACGCGTCTCGCGCCCCGGCCTGCGCATCTACAAGGGCCGCAGCAACATTCCTCAGGTCATGAACGGCCTGGGCGTGGCCATCGTTTCGACCTCGCGCGGCGTCATGACCGACCGCAAGGCCCGTGCCAACGGCGTCGGCGGCGAAGTGCTGTGCTACGTGGCCTAA
- the rpsN gene encoding 30S ribosomal protein S14, protein MAKLSLINRDIKRAKLADKYAAKRAELKAIIDDQSKTDEERYQARLKLQQLPRNANPTRQRNRCVVTGRPRGVFRKFGLTRHKLREMAMKGEIPGITKASW, encoded by the coding sequence GTGGCTAAACTTTCCCTCATCAATCGCGACATCAAGCGCGCCAAGCTGGCCGACAAGTACGCCGCCAAGCGCGCCGAACTGAAGGCGATCATCGACGACCAGTCGAAGACCGACGAAGAACGTTACCAGGCTCGGCTGAAGCTGCAACAACTGCCGCGCAATGCCAACCCCACGCGCCAGCGCAACCGCTGCGTCGTCACGGGTCGTCCGCGCGGCGTCTTCCGCAAGTTTGGGCTGACTCGCCACAAACTGCGTGAAATGGCGATGAAGGGGGAAATCCCCGGCATCACCAAGGCCAGCTGGTAG
- the rplE gene encoding 50S ribosomal protein L5 — protein MSRLQDFYKSKVAPDLQAKFGYKSTMEVPRITKVTLNMGVSEAVADKKVIEHAVSDLTKIAGQKPVVTKTRKAIAGFKIRENYPIGCMVTLRGQRMYEFLDRLVAVALPRVRDFRGISGRAFDGRGNYNIGVKEQIIFPEIEYDKIDALRGLNISITTTAKTDDEAKALLTAFSFPFRN, from the coding sequence ATGTCTCGTTTGCAAGATTTCTACAAGAGCAAGGTTGCTCCCGACCTGCAGGCCAAGTTCGGCTACAAAAGCACGATGGAAGTGCCGCGCATCACCAAGGTCACCCTGAACATGGGTGTCTCGGAAGCGGTTGCCGACAAGAAGGTCATCGAGCACGCCGTGTCCGACCTGACCAAGATCGCCGGCCAGAAGCCGGTCGTGACCAAGACCCGTAAGGCTATCGCCGGTTTCAAGATCCGCGAAAACTACCCGATCGGTTGCATGGTCACGCTGCGCGGCCAGCGCATGTACGAATTCCTGGATCGCCTGGTGGCGGTTGCGCTGCCCCGCGTGCGCGACTTCCGCGGTATCTCGGGTCGTGCCTTCGACGGCCGTGGCAACTACAACATCGGGGTGAAAGAGCAGATCATTTTCCCCGAAATCGAGTACGACAAGATCGACGCGCTGCGTGGGCTGAACATCAGCATCACCACTACCGCCAAGACCGACGACGAAGCCAAGGCGCTGCTGACCGCCTTCAGCTTCCCGTTCCGTAACTAA
- the rplX gene encoding 50S ribosomal protein L24 has product MNNIRKGDEVIVLTGRDKKRRGTVLARVDADHVLVEGVNVVKKHVKANPMANNPGGIVEKTLPIHISNVALFNPATGKGDRVGVKEVDGRKVRVFRSNGAVVGAKA; this is encoded by the coding sequence ATGAACAACATCCGTAAAGGCGACGAAGTCATCGTCCTGACCGGCCGCGACAAGAAGCGCCGCGGCACCGTGCTGGCTCGCGTCGACGCCGACCACGTTCTGGTCGAGGGCGTCAACGTCGTCAAGAAGCACGTCAAGGCCAATCCCATGGCCAATAATCCCGGCGGCATCGTCGAGAAGACCCTGCCGATCCACATCTCCAACGTGGCGCTGTTCAATCCGGCCACGGGCAAGGGCGATCGCGTCGGCGTCAAAGAAGTCGACGGCCGCAAGGTCCGTGTGTTCCGTTCCAATGGTGCCGTTGTCGGCGCCAAGGCGTAA
- the rplN gene encoding 50S ribosomal protein L14, giving the protein MIQMQTTLDVADNTGARAVMCIKVLGGSKRRYAGIGDIIKVSVKDAAPRGRVKKGEIYNAVVVRTAKGVRRKDGSLIRFGGNAAVLLNAKLEPIGTRIFGPVTRELRTERFMKIVSLAPEVL; this is encoded by the coding sequence ATGATCCAAATGCAGACCACGCTGGACGTGGCCGACAACACCGGTGCGCGTGCAGTCATGTGCATCAAGGTGCTCGGTGGCTCCAAGCGCCGTTATGCCGGTATCGGCGACATCATCAAGGTGAGCGTCAAAGATGCGGCCCCGCGCGGGCGCGTCAAGAAAGGCGAAATCTACAACGCCGTGGTGGTTCGCACCGCCAAGGGCGTGCGCCGCAAAGACGGTTCGCTGATCCGTTTCGGTGGCAACGCCGCCGTGTTGCTCAACGCCAAGCTGGAGCCCATCGGCACCCGCATCTTCGGACCCGTTACGCGCGAACTGCGTACCGAGCGCTTCATGAAGATCGTGTCGTTGGCCCCCGAAGTGCTGTAA
- a CDS encoding NAD-dependent succinate-semialdehyde dehydrogenase yields MYEQLALYIDGEFLTGDGRRTQDVINPATLEVLGQLPHATEADLDRALAAAQRAFESWKHSSPMERSAILRKVASLSREHAKEIGRNMTLDQGKPLAESVGEITACAEHADWHAEECRRIYGRVIPPRNPDVRQFVVREPIGVCAAFTPWNFPYNQAIRKIAAALGAGCTVILKGPEDSPSAVMAIARMFHEAGLPKGCLNIVWGEPGKISDYLIRSPIVRKVSFTGSVPVGKQLAALAGAHMKRVTMELGGHSPVLVFDDADVNRAAEMLAKFKIRNAGQVCVSPTRFYVQEGAYEQFLARFTEVLKGIKVGDGLEEGTQMGPLAHERRVPTMTKFVEDAKKHGGKIALGGEPLDRKGFFFSPTVVTDLPDNSMLMTEEPFGPVAPVVRFKDTDEVLRRANSLPFGLSSYVFTNSLQTATKVSNGLEAGMVNINHFGSALAETPFGGIKDSGIGSEGGLETFDGYLVTKFITHV; encoded by the coding sequence ATGTATGAACAGTTGGCGCTGTATATCGACGGCGAATTCCTGACCGGCGACGGCCGCCGTACCCAGGATGTCATCAACCCGGCCACGCTGGAAGTACTCGGGCAGCTGCCCCACGCCACCGAGGCCGACCTCGATCGCGCCCTGGCGGCCGCGCAGCGCGCTTTTGAATCCTGGAAACACAGCTCGCCCATGGAACGCTCGGCCATCCTGCGCAAGGTGGCTTCGCTGTCGCGCGAGCACGCCAAGGAAATCGGCCGCAACATGACCCTGGACCAGGGCAAGCCCCTGGCGGAATCGGTAGGCGAAATCACCGCCTGCGCCGAACATGCAGACTGGCATGCCGAAGAATGCCGCCGCATTTACGGCCGCGTCATTCCGCCGCGCAACCCCGATGTACGGCAGTTCGTGGTGCGCGAGCCCATCGGCGTGTGCGCTGCCTTCACACCCTGGAACTTCCCGTACAACCAGGCTATCCGCAAGATCGCCGCGGCGCTCGGCGCCGGATGCACGGTCATCCTGAAGGGCCCCGAAGACTCGCCCAGCGCGGTCATGGCAATTGCCCGCATGTTCCACGAAGCCGGCCTGCCCAAGGGTTGCCTGAATATCGTCTGGGGCGAGCCCGGCAAGATTTCCGACTACCTGATTCGCTCGCCCATCGTGCGCAAAGTGTCGTTCACCGGCTCGGTGCCGGTGGGCAAGCAACTAGCCGCACTTGCCGGGGCGCACATGAAACGCGTCACCATGGAACTGGGCGGCCATTCGCCGGTGTTGGTATTCGACGACGCCGACGTGAACCGCGCCGCCGAAATGCTGGCCAAGTTCAAGATCCGCAACGCCGGCCAGGTGTGCGTGTCGCCGACCCGGTTCTACGTGCAAGAAGGCGCGTACGAGCAGTTCCTGGCTCGCTTTACCGAAGTGCTCAAGGGCATCAAGGTTGGCGACGGCCTGGAAGAAGGCACGCAAATGGGCCCGCTGGCGCATGAACGCCGCGTTCCCACCATGACCAAGTTCGTGGAAGATGCCAAGAAGCACGGCGGCAAGATCGCCCTGGGCGGCGAACCGCTTGATCGCAAGGGCTTTTTCTTTTCGCCCACGGTGGTCACCGACCTTCCCGACAATTCCATGCTGATGACCGAAGAACCGTTCGGCCCCGTGGCCCCGGTAGTGCGTTTCAAAGATACCGACGAAGTGCTGCGCCGAGCCAACAGCCTGCCGTTCGGTTTGTCGTCATACGTGTTCACCAACTCGCTGCAGACGGCCACCAAGGTCAGCAACGGGCTGGAGGCGGGCATGGTGAACATCAACCACTTCGGCAGCGCCCTGGCCGAAACCCCGTTCGGTGGTATCAAGGACAGCGGCATTGGCAGCGAAGGCGGCCTGGAAACCTTCGATGGGTACCTGGTCACCAAGTTCATCACCCATGTCTGA
- the rpsQ gene encoding 30S ribosomal protein S17, producing MSETQNTQTKRQRTLVGKVVSNKMDKTVVVLVERRVKHPIYGKIVMRSAKYKAHDESNQYNEGDTVEIAEGRPISRSKSWNVVRLVEAVRII from the coding sequence ATGAGCGAAACTCAAAACACCCAAACCAAGCGCCAGCGTACGCTGGTCGGCAAGGTCGTCAGCAACAAGATGGACAAGACTGTCGTCGTTCTGGTCGAACGTCGCGTCAAGCACCCCATCTACGGCAAGATCGTCATGCGTTCGGCGAAGTACAAGGCGCACGACGAGTCGAACCAGTACAACGAAGGCGACACTGTCGAAATCGCGGAAGGCCGTCCCATCTCGCGTTCCAAGTCCTGGAACGTGGTGCGTCTGGTCGAAGCGGTGCGCATCATCTAA
- the rpmC gene encoding 50S ribosomal protein L29, whose product MKASELRSKDAAELGQELESLLKAQFGLRMQKATQQLANTSQLRNVRRDIARVRTLLTEKAGK is encoded by the coding sequence ATGAAAGCCAGCGAACTCCGTTCGAAAGACGCCGCCGAGCTCGGCCAAGAGCTCGAGAGCCTGCTGAAGGCACAATTCGGTCTGCGTATGCAGAAGGCCACGCAGCAGCTTGCCAACACCAGCCAGCTGCGTAACGTGCGCCGCGACATCGCGCGCGTGCGTACCTTGCTGACCGAGAAGGCAGGGAAATAA